The Streptomyces tubercidicus DNA segment GCCCTCGTCGGCACCGTACGAACGTGGCCGGTGCTGCTGCCGCGTGCGGTCCAGTACCTCGACCGCGCGGTGAGTACCCCAGCGGGCCAAGAGGCGGCGCGAGAACTGCTGGAAGACGCCCACGCAGATCTGTTCGGGGCCGCACGGATACTTGCTCTGGCCGGCCGGCATCAGGCACTTGCGTCGGGCGTTTCCGACAGGCTGCTGGACGTGGCCGCCGGCTGTGGGATCTCCGGGCTGCGGGCCCTGGCAGCACGCGTCGCCCTGTGCACCGGGCGTCGGCGGCTGGTGCACAGGCCACCTGCGCACCTGCTGCGCTGGATCGCTCAAGGCGCGGACATCCGGCGGAATCCGCCCTCCGTCGCCACCCTCCTGTGACACCGTCATCCCTGCGAACCGGGCGGACACGCGATCGAGGGACACGGATGGAACAGCGGCGCGGATCATGGGAGCAGGCCGACTGGACCGCGCTTCCCACAGCTGACCAACACCTGGTCCAATCCATAGCGGTGGTCCTGTCGAGTATCGACCGGCTCCTGCCACCGCACGCCTGGCATCTCAAAGGTTCGACGGCGCTTATGGGGTGGATGGGCTCTTCAGCCCGGCTGCCGAACGATGTCGATCTGGCCCTTTCCGAGCGCGCGGGCCGGCTGCTGCTGTCCGCCTCCGAACTGCCGCCCGGCCCGCAAGGGGAGAGTCTCCGGCTGCTGCGTTCGGAACCCGTGGTGTTCAGCTCGCCCGGCACGGCGACCGTACACCGGGCACTGATCCGCCTACGGGCGGGGGAGGCCATCGGGAAGGTCCTGCTCAACATCCTGCTGGTGCCGGACGCCGAGGCGGCGCGCGACAACCGCACCGCACCCCTTGACTTCCCCGGCCGGCACGCCCCGGTTACCGTACCGGCGGCGACCCTCAGCCGGTGCCTGGCGCAGAAGCTGCTGCGCTACACCCGACGGCGCGACGGCGGCAAGATCAATACGCGCTGGACCGATCTCACGGACTTCCTGCTGGCTGCCGCGAGCCCCCTGGCCCCCGCACTGCTCCTGGACGAAGTACGGCGTGACGTCGCGATCGAATTCGCTGCCATGGGCCGCACCTGGCCGGACCACCTGCCTCAACCACCACGCGAGTGGCTGGACTTCTGGGACACGGCAACCTTCCGGGACGGATTGGAGTTCGGCCGCCTGCCCGAAGCGGCGGACCGGCTCGCACAGTTCTGGAACCCGGTGCTGGTGACGCGGGTCGCTCCGTACGGTCCCTCTCCCGCACCGGTACCGCCGACGGCGCCACAGGTGTGGTCGTCCAGCGCATGGAAGTGGGCGACCGCATGAGGTCAGGGCTCACGCTCCCGCCGACGTGCCCGGTATCGATTCCTGTACCGATGCGAAGAGTCGGTCGAGGTGGCCCTGTGCGGTGGGCGGCAGGTGCAGATGCCACCAGTCGCGCCATCGCAGTGCGTGCGCGAGATGGTGGAAACCCGGGGTGCCGGGTCCTGCCCTCCGCAAAGCGGACAGAAAACCGACGACGGAATCGGCCGCTCGGGAGCCGAGAGGGTTACCGAAAGCGTGGAAGAACCGCTCCTGGTGTCCCGTGCCTTTGAGGGCCTTGGTCACATGGAGGCTGAAATGCGCGCGACGGCGGGCCGCGGTGAGCCCCCGCTCGTCCATGGGCGCCACACCGGCCCCACTGTGCATACGACCCGCACTCTCAGCGTTCGCCGTGACCATCGCCGAACGCATCAGCGCGGCGTCGGAGACGACGCCGGAGAGGCCGTCCCCCAGCGTCGCGAAGAGCCGGCCACCGGCCGCGACCGCGTCGCTCAGGGCCCGCAGATGGCGTGAGAGCAGCGATTCACGCCGCACCCGAAGCCGGTATGCCCGGTCCAACACGTCCGCCACCGGCAGGGATCCGTCCAGCCAAGCCGTGCTCAGGGGAAGCAGCTCGTGCGCACTGCCCTCCGTAACACGCTCACCGCTTTCCCGGTCGAGGGTGCCCCATTCGATGTCGTGAACGTCGCTGACCGCGTAGAGACCTCGCTGCGGTGGCCTCTGCGCGAACACGTCCCAGGCGTCGGCCGACGGCACCCCGGGGAAACGCGGATCTTCTCCCGGGCGGGCACCCGAGCCCTCGTCGGCACCGCCCAGCGGCCGGACAAGGACACCGGCGAGCAGCGAGGCCCCCCGCTCAGGTGACAGGAGTCCCGGCACCCGCAACAGGACATCAGCCGTCCGGCACGGCCGAAGATCCGGCCGGTCCCGCCGCAGCCGAGCGGCCATCGAAATGGCGTAGCAGGCACGCAGCAGCCCCTCCCGCCTCTCGTCGCCACTCCCGCTGAGGGAAACGAAGTCGAAGGCCCAGCCATGCCGAACCCCGCTGTCGCTGCCTCCAGCCGGAGGCTCCATGGACAGGCACGCGGGGACAGCATGCTTCCCGGCGCGGACCAGGACCAGATCCTTGCCGTAGTACGAAGAGCTCCATGCGGCCTCAAGGCGATGCCCGATCGCCGCCAGGCTCTGCCGGACTCGTGAGAGCCCCGCCATGTGATCCCCACTGTCCTCCACGCTGGCCCGCAACGCGCTCGTGACGACAACCACGGTCGCCTCTTGACGTGGCTCGCGGGCGAAGCGGGCGAGCACGTCCCCCGTGTCCACACATCCCAGCGGGTAGCCGGGAGCATGCCGGGGCGGCCAGGAGAAGGCGGGTGGTGGCGTCACCGCCCGCCACCCCGCCGCTTGCGCCGGAAGAGATCCACGAACAGCCTGCGCAGTCCAGGGAACAGCGTGACGAGGCCCACGGTGACCACGCCGGTCGCCCCGAGGATCCGGAACAGCGACGAGGCCCCGGCTTGCGGAAGCCCCTGCCAGATGGCGAGCCCTGTGGTCAACGGCAGGCCGACCGCAGCGAGCAGCCCGAGTATCGCATTGGTGGTCTCCGTCTCGGCGGACTGCACCTGGCGGGACAGCTCGCCGAGATCGCTGACGAGGCTCTGCAGTGACTGCGGCAGACCGGCACTCTGCTGCCATGCCCGCACCATGGCATCGACGGTTCCTTGCCGACCGAAGCCGGCCGCCCAGTAGCTGCGGCGGAAAACGAGCAGATCCCTTTCCATCTGCGCCACTTTCCGCCGGCGGGGTTCGTGCTCGCCGATCCGCGCCACTTCGCTGCCGAAAGCGTCCAGCACGGTCTGCTGCAGCCGGGCCAGGGCCAGGGCATCGGCGTACAGCGTCGCCAGGTGATAGCTGGTGCCGTCGTAGTAATTACGTGGAACTCCGACACCCGGATCGTGCTCGGTGCCCACGAGAGTGAGCCCACGAACGCCCAGCACGCCCCGGACCTTTGTGGGCAGCGGCAGGCGCATGGCGTGGAGTTGCTCCGCGGCCTCCGGGCCGGGCGGATACAACGTCGCGTGATGCAGATGCCACAGCCATTGATCGAGGGAATCCCAATTCCGCTGCGCACGCCCCGGATGCAGCCGCACCAGACCACTCTGGGCGGTGACGAGGGTGCAGTGCACCGCCTCCCGCTCGGTGTCAGCGATCCGACACCCCGATGGCAACTGCCGTGCGACCCAGGATCGTTGGGCACCCTGCCCGTGGTGCGGGTCGACGTCCGCGCACTCCTGGAGGGTTTTCGGCAGCTGCGTCGGCGGATCCGGCGGCAGAACGCCGTGCAGAAGAGCCACTCCGTTCGCATGAACCGGTGAGCCCATGTCCTTCAGCGCGCCGAGCGCAGTGTCGTTCAGGCGCACCAACTCGATGGCTGAAAGCTGGAAACGGGAAGGCGACGCCTCTGCCTGGGGCACCTCCCGATGCCACCGGACGTGCTGCCCCCACAGGAGCGGTTCGAGGTGACGCTGCGTGTATGCGGCACGGCGGGACGCGCTGGACACCACTTCGTCGGGCCGGCCAACTCGCCAGCGTCGTTCCAGAGGGCCTGCACGGAAAGGCGCCCCCGGGACGTCATTGATGTGGACAGCGATGATTAGGACGGTATCCCTACGGATGAGCGCCCGAGGGTCATCCCGTCCCGACGCGCGTCCGTGACGATTGCCGGTACGGCTCATGCGAGGCAGTCCAACGCCTCGCGAAGGTAGCCCCGCCGTTCCGACGGCCCCACGTGCCGCCACCGCCTCGGCCCCTCGGAAACCTCACCCCGTACCAGGACACGTGCGTACCGGCCCATCGGCTCCCCCCTCGCAACCAGGGTCATCGTGCCGGGCAGCGCGCTCGCCCGGTGGAATGTGAAAGCCGACATGCCATATGCGTCGCCTGCGCACACCGTGGCTGTTCGGTGCCCTGTCACGACCACTCGCTCCCCGCGGCTTGCGTCGAATCGGTACCCCCCTTTGCGGGGCTCGTAGCGGACGACCCGGTAGCCCGGAGACCAGGACGATTCCGTGCTGAGGAGGGGGTCGCCGTCGCAGAGGGGTTCGTAGGCTTCAGTGATGTCCAACAAGCTGTTGTGCACGGTTCCGCGCAACACGGTGGACGAGAAGTCCCAACGGTGATCGTGGGCTTGTGTGTCTTCTTCACCAGCAAGCCAGACGTGCAGGAAAAGCCGTCTTGAGTCCTCGACTACCAGTGCCAAGGGCAGCTTGACGAAGCCGTTCGGGTGCGCCACGGGCGCGGCTATTGCAGGGGCGCGGAGCGTGTCGCCGTAGGAGTCGTGCAACGCCGCGATGAGCGCGGACCTGGCGAGCCCCTGAGGTATGGGGCCACGGTCGGTAGCTTCGTGGTGGTGCGGCACTGGGTTCGTCCCTGAGGCGTCGACTCGACCTGTTCGCACAGTGCTCCTCGTCGTCTCGAATCCCCCACTTACCGTCAGTTTAAGGGACATGGGATGCCGGATGCCGCTCTTATGTTCGGACTGCCTGTCTGAGCCGGACCGGAAAGCCGGAGTCCGCGAGGTTTTGTTCAGGGCTGCTCGGGAGGCACCACTATCCGGCACGGTTCGCTCGCGGCAGCACGCTCACCGGATGGGCCAGAGGCTAGACGTCGGCGCGTTCTGCCGACTGGCTAGAAGAGGCCGGCGCGCATGTGCTGGGTGAGGTTGTCGAGCATCTCGCGCAGCCACGGGCTGCGGACGGCTAGTAGCCGGACCGGGGCGTGCCGGAACGCTTCCGCGTCGGCCTGGAACAGGAGACCTGTCGCGGTGCTGACGGGGTGTCGCACAGGACGCCCTCCAGGGACCAACCCCGCATGCGCGGGGACCACGGCGAGGGCGGGCGCCCCACCACCACCGAGCTGGGACCAACCCCGCATACGCGGGGACCACCGTTCGGGGAAGACGATCGCGTCGCTGGTGGCGGGACCAACCCCGCATAGGCAGGGACCACATGGTGATGCCGGCCGGGTTGGCTAGGTGGCCGGGACCAGCCCCGCATGCGCGGGGACCACATCAACCGGCGTCCCTCACCGCCGGTACCGCGGGACCAGCCCCGTGGGCGCGGGGAGCAGGGTGGGGTCAAGGTCCGCGGCTTCATCGACCAGGGACCAACCCCGCGGGTGCGGGGAGCAGGACGGCGGTGCCGGCGGTGCCGGCGGTGACGATGGCGGCGAGGGACCAACCCCGCATGCGCGAGGACCACCGCTGGCCCGGCTGGGCGGGCGAGATGCCGTCGGGAGCAACCCCGCATGCGTGGGGAGTAGCGGATCAGCGGCACGTCGGTCACGTGGCGCCCGGGACCAGCCCCGCGGACGCGGGGAGCAGCAACTCCGTCAGAGGTAGTTCATGAATCTCGAGGGACCATCCCTGCGGACGCGGAAAGCAGGACGCGCCGACGACGCCCAGGGCCACCGAGTCGGGGCCATCCCTGCGAGCGCAGGGAGCAGGAGGATCGGCACCCGGGGCTCTACAGAGCGTCCGGGCCATCCCCGCATGCGCGGGGACCAC contains these protein-coding regions:
- a CDS encoding nucleotidyl transferase AbiEii/AbiGii toxin family protein, which encodes MEQRRGSWEQADWTALPTADQHLVQSIAVVLSSIDRLLPPHAWHLKGSTALMGWMGSSARLPNDVDLALSERAGRLLLSASELPPGPQGESLRLLRSEPVVFSSPGTATVHRALIRLRAGEAIGKVLLNILLVPDAEAARDNRTAPLDFPGRHAPVTVPAATLSRCLAQKLLRYTRRRDGGKINTRWTDLTDFLLAAASPLAPALLLDEVRRDVAIEFAAMGRTWPDHLPQPPREWLDFWDTATFRDGLEFGRLPEAADRLAQFWNPVLVTRVAPYGPSPAPVPPTAPQVWSSSAWKWATA